One window of Bacillus sp. THAF10 genomic DNA carries:
- the ytxJ gene encoding bacillithiol system redox-active protein YtxJ — protein sequence MAKININTMEEFQKLNSEKDVFLFFKNSTTCPISQAAFEEFDHFAADESEIPCYYLNVQEARPLSNQIAEEYAIKHESPQALFFKNGKVVWNASHWKITYSALQENVK from the coding sequence ATGGCGAAAATTAATATCAACACAATGGAAGAGTTTCAGAAACTGAATAGTGAAAAGGATGTTTTCTTATTCTTTAAAAACAGCACTACCTGTCCTATTTCACAGGCTGCATTTGAGGAATTTGACCATTTTGCAGCCGACGAAAGTGAGATTCCTTGCTATTATTTAAATGTGCAGGAAGCAAGACCTCTATCTAACCAGATTGCAGAAGAGTATGCCATTAAGCATGAATCTCCACAAGCACTGTTTTTCAAAAATGGAAAAGTGGTGTGGAATGCTTCACACTGGAAAATTACCTACTCTGCATTACAAGAGAATGTAAAATAA
- the ccpA gene encoding catabolite control protein A produces the protein MNVTIYDVAREANVSMATVSRVVNGNPNVKPTTRKKVLEAIERLGYRPNAVARGLASKKTTTVGVIIPDISSIFYAELARGIEDIATMYKYNIILSNSDQNVDKELHLLNTMLGKQVDGIVFMSGNITEELAAEFERSPVPIVLAASVEKNNKVPSVTIDYVQASLDAVTALIEKGHKRVGYVSGLFDEPINGEMKLAGYKKALDNAGLAYDEELVVEGDYTYDSGMEAIEKLISLDDKPTAVFVGTDEMALGVIHGAQDNGVSIPEDIEVIGFDNTRLATMVRPQLTTVVQPMYDIGAVAMRLLTKYMNKEKVEDHTVVLPHRIEFRRSTK, from the coding sequence ATGAATGTAACAATTTATGATGTTGCCAGAGAAGCGAATGTTTCCATGGCCACGGTTTCCCGTGTAGTGAATGGAAACCCTAATGTAAAGCCAACCACGCGTAAGAAAGTTTTAGAAGCCATAGAGCGACTTGGTTATCGTCCAAATGCGGTGGCAAGAGGACTTGCAAGTAAAAAAACAACCACAGTTGGGGTAATTATCCCTGACATCTCAAGCATTTTCTATGCGGAGCTTGCACGAGGTATTGAGGATATTGCTACGATGTATAAATACAATATCATTTTAAGTAACTCGGATCAGAATGTGGACAAAGAGCTGCATTTATTAAATACCATGCTTGGTAAACAAGTAGATGGAATTGTTTTCATGAGTGGAAATATTACCGAAGAACTAGCTGCGGAATTCGAAAGGTCGCCAGTTCCGATAGTCTTAGCGGCATCTGTTGAAAAAAACAACAAGGTTCCATCTGTTACTATTGATTATGTACAGGCTTCCCTTGACGCTGTAACAGCATTGATTGAAAAGGGACATAAAAGAGTAGGATATGTTTCTGGACTATTTGATGAGCCTATCAATGGTGAAATGAAGCTAGCTGGGTATAAAAAAGCTTTAGACAATGCAGGTCTTGCGTATGATGAAGAGCTTGTTGTGGAAGGTGATTATACCTATGATTCCGGAATGGAAGCAATAGAGAAGCTAATCAGCTTGGATGATAAACCAACAGCAGTATTTGTAGGAACAGATGAAATGGCGCTTGGAGTAATTCATGGAGCGCAAGATAATGGCGTGTCTATTCCAGAGGACATTGAAGTCATTGGTTTTGACAATACGCGCCTTGCGACCATGGTGCGACCACAGCTTACCACTGTAGTACAGCCAATGTACGATATTGGCGCGGTTGCGATGAGATTACTGACAAAATACATGAACAAAGAGAAAGTTGAAGATCACACGGTCGTACTTCCCCACAGAATTGAATTTAGACGCTCAACAAAATAA
- a CDS encoding bifunctional 3-deoxy-7-phosphoheptulonate synthase/chorismate mutase, with the protein MSHNELDALRRQVEELNLQLLEVINKRGELVKEIGKLKEAQGVNRYDPVRERKMLDLITEHNDGPFETSTLQHLFKEIFKAGLELQKDDHRKALLVSRKKKPENTIVNVKGVKIGDGSQNFIVGPCAVESYEQVAQVAQAAKAQGIKLLRGGAFKPRTSPYDFQGLGLEGLKILKKVGDEFDMAIISEIVNPADIEVACEYVDVIQIGARNMQNFELLKAAGAVKKPVLLKRGLAATIDEFINAAEYIISQGNDQIILCERGIRTYEKATRNTLDISAVPILKKETHLPVFVDVTHSTGRKDLLLPTAKAALAIDADGVMAEVHPDPAVALSDSAQQMDIEEFNAFITELRSHYAYKA; encoded by the coding sequence ATGAGTCATAACGAACTAGATGCCTTGCGAAGACAAGTCGAAGAATTAAATCTACAACTATTGGAAGTAATCAACAAACGTGGTGAGCTCGTCAAGGAGATTGGCAAGCTTAAGGAAGCGCAAGGTGTAAATCGATATGACCCAGTCCGTGAACGTAAAATGCTAGATTTAATCACGGAGCATAACGATGGACCTTTCGAGACTTCTACTTTACAGCACTTATTCAAAGAAATTTTCAAAGCAGGCCTTGAACTTCAAAAGGATGATCATAGAAAAGCATTATTGGTTTCAAGAAAGAAAAAGCCGGAAAATACGATTGTCAATGTAAAAGGGGTAAAAATAGGCGATGGCTCTCAGAATTTCATCGTTGGTCCTTGCGCAGTAGAGAGCTATGAACAGGTTGCTCAGGTTGCTCAGGCTGCAAAAGCACAAGGAATCAAACTTCTTCGCGGAGGTGCGTTCAAACCAAGAACCTCTCCTTACGATTTCCAAGGCCTTGGCCTAGAAGGATTAAAGATTCTTAAAAAGGTTGGCGACGAATTTGACATGGCAATCATCAGTGAAATCGTCAACCCAGCAGATATTGAGGTAGCGTGTGAGTATGTCGATGTAATTCAAATTGGCGCAAGAAACATGCAGAATTTCGAATTACTAAAAGCTGCAGGAGCTGTTAAAAAGCCTGTCCTGTTAAAACGTGGATTAGCAGCAACGATTGACGAATTCATCAATGCTGCAGAATACATTATCTCTCAAGGAAACGACCAGATTATCCTTTGTGAGCGAGGAATTAGAACCTACGAAAAAGCAACAAGAAATACGTTAGATATTTCAGCAGTTCCAATTCTGAAAAAAGAAACACATTTACCTGTATTTGTGGATGTCACTCACTCTACAGGAAGAAAAGACTTGTTATTACCAACAGCCAAAGCTGCACTTGCCATTGATGCGGATGGTGTCATGGCGGAGGTTCATCCGGATCCAGCAGTTGCGCTATCCGATTCAGCTCAACAAATGGACATCGAAGAATTCAATGCATTCATTACAGAACTACGCAGTCATTACGCATACAAAGCTTAA
- the pilM gene encoding cell division protein FtsA, producing the protein MNNLIFALDIGTRSVVGLLLEEEQQQFRIIDFVVKEHDERAMLDGQIHDIFAVSKVITYVKKELEKKHGPLSKVCVAAAGRALKTQTAFAVQNIKGKTLFNEEDIFLLELSAVQEAQRKLLTNEKDSIHADQYFCVGYSVLRYYLDEDEIGSLLDQRGEQASVEVISTFLPKIVVESLISALQRANLQLEALTLEPIAAINVLIPPSMRRLNLALVDIGAGTSDIAISLDGTITAYGMVPNAGDEITEALSDAYLLDFPQAEKVKRQLMTEDEIRFTDILGFEQTLHREEMVNEISPSIEKLATAITGEIFKQNNNKSPKAVMLVGGGSLTPTLPATIAAKLGLPENRVAIRGVDAITSLQPSEVPLKGPEFITPIGIAIASKQKPIEYVSVTVNEVPVRLFDVKKLTVGDSLLAAGVNIHKLVGKPGLALMVNLNGKNITVPGTFGEAPLLFKNGIAAQSLDSIKNGDEIIVQKGKDGDSPSVTVAQMIGSDQPETKTMVLNDEKVELSPSILVNDNIASLDTVLSDRDSVRYTIPTSIKEVLLQTDSGFVEGDLEPFYVYINGEKAIIDHFSLQVKKNGVTVPIMSSFENNDEIEVITHQTPSVKMLAIHKQYEIKQEISVTYHQKKVVLEKMLLEFYRNGTKLSEDDFIEKGDHLQVMVKRKEPFIFQDIFRFVDIEKPKGAGIFELKKNGEEASFYDFIENGDVLEIHWQKKNVPS; encoded by the coding sequence GTGAACAATTTGATTTTTGCACTTGATATAGGAACAAGATCTGTTGTTGGGCTTTTGCTAGAAGAAGAACAGCAGCAGTTTCGTATCATTGATTTTGTCGTCAAAGAGCATGATGAAAGAGCGATGCTAGATGGACAAATTCATGATATTTTTGCAGTCTCAAAGGTCATCACATATGTAAAAAAAGAATTAGAGAAAAAGCATGGCCCCTTATCAAAAGTATGTGTTGCTGCTGCTGGACGAGCATTAAAAACCCAAACAGCGTTTGCTGTACAAAATATTAAAGGAAAAACATTATTCAATGAAGAGGATATTTTCTTGCTGGAGCTCTCTGCAGTACAAGAGGCACAAAGAAAGTTATTGACCAATGAAAAAGACAGCATACATGCAGATCAATACTTTTGTGTGGGCTACTCTGTTCTACGTTATTATTTGGATGAAGATGAAATTGGGAGTCTGCTTGACCAACGTGGTGAACAAGCCTCAGTAGAAGTGATATCGACCTTTCTTCCAAAGATCGTCGTAGAATCATTAATTTCAGCTCTACAACGTGCAAATCTTCAATTGGAAGCATTAACACTAGAGCCAATCGCTGCCATAAATGTTCTGATTCCACCTTCCATGAGAAGATTGAATCTTGCATTGGTCGATATAGGAGCAGGTACATCTGATATAGCCATATCCTTAGATGGTACCATCACAGCATACGGGATGGTGCCAAATGCTGGAGATGAAATAACAGAAGCATTAAGTGATGCTTATCTGCTAGATTTTCCACAGGCTGAAAAGGTAAAAAGACAGTTAATGACAGAAGATGAAATCAGATTTACCGATATTCTTGGTTTTGAACAAACACTACATAGAGAAGAGATGGTCAATGAGATATCACCATCTATAGAAAAACTAGCTACTGCGATTACTGGAGAAATCTTCAAACAAAACAATAACAAGTCACCTAAAGCTGTCATGCTTGTAGGTGGAGGTAGTCTTACCCCTACCCTTCCCGCAACAATAGCAGCTAAGCTTGGCCTTCCAGAAAACCGGGTAGCCATTCGCGGTGTAGACGCAATCACCTCCCTTCAGCCGTCCGAGGTGCCACTGAAAGGGCCTGAATTCATCACCCCGATTGGAATAGCCATCGCAAGTAAACAAAAACCAATTGAATATGTATCCGTTACGGTCAATGAGGTTCCAGTACGATTATTTGATGTGAAAAAATTAACCGTCGGAGACAGCTTACTCGCAGCTGGGGTAAACATTCATAAGCTTGTAGGAAAGCCTGGTTTAGCATTAATGGTCAACCTAAATGGAAAAAATATTACAGTACCAGGTACTTTTGGAGAAGCACCTTTACTATTTAAGAACGGCATTGCTGCTCAAAGCCTTGATTCCATCAAAAATGGAGACGAGATTATCGTACAGAAAGGGAAAGATGGAGATTCTCCATCCGTAACAGTAGCACAAATGATAGGATCGGACCAACCTGAAACAAAAACCATGGTCTTAAACGATGAGAAAGTAGAATTATCTCCTTCCATTCTGGTAAATGACAACATCGCAAGTTTAGACACTGTTCTTTCTGATCGTGATAGCGTCCGCTATACAATCCCGACCTCTATAAAGGAGGTGCTCCTTCAAACAGATTCTGGGTTTGTAGAAGGAGATTTAGAACCTTTTTATGTCTATATTAATGGTGAGAAGGCAATCATCGATCATTTCTCTTTACAGGTGAAAAAGAATGGCGTAACCGTTCCGATTATGAGTTCTTTTGAAAATAATGACGAAATAGAAGTGATCACGCACCAAACCCCTTCCGTAAAAATGCTTGCCATTCATAAACAATACGAGATAAAACAAGAAATAAGCGTCACTTATCATCAGAAAAAGGTAGTCCTTGAAAAGATGCTTCTTGAATTTTACCGAAATGGGACAAAATTATCAGAGGACGATTTCATTGAAAAGGGTGACCATTTACAGGTTATGGTCAAGAGGAAAGAACCGTTTATCTTCCAGGACATTTTCCGTTTTGTAGATATTGAAAAGCCAAAAGGAGCAGGGATATTTGAATTGAAAAAGAACGGCGAGGAAGCTTCCTTTTACGATTTCATTGAAAATGGAGATGTGCTAGAGATTCATTGGCAAAAAAAGAACGTGCCCTCTTGA